From bacterium:
AGAAAGGTGCATATTCTTCCATTGGATCACCCTTGGAGGAAGTTTAAAATAAACCCATATAAAAGATCATTTTTATCTAATACAAAATAGGACATTTCTATTTAACGGAAAACAGGACATTTTCATTTTGCTGTTACAAATCATCAGAATATCCTTGACAAAACTGTTTAAAATGAGTATAATTTATTCTAAGTCAAATTTTCATTAATAGGTGCTATAAAATAATAGGTGCTATAAAAAAATTAGTGGTTATGAAAGACAAGAACTTTAATATAGCTATTGCTGGAAAAGGAGGAACAGGGAAAACAACTTTTGCCGGGTTAATTATTAAGTATTTAACAAAGAATAAACTTACCCCCATCTTAGCTATAGATGCAGATGCCAATGCTAATTTAAACGAAGTCTTAGGAGTAAAAGCAACAAAGAGCGTAGGTGCTGTCCGAGAAGAATCTTTAAAAGAGATAAAGAATTTTCCTTCTGGCATGAGTAAAGAGGCTTATTTGGAGCTTTGTTTTCAAGAAATAGTTGTAGAATCTAAGGAATTTGACTTAATTGTGATGGGGTGTCCAGAAGGACCTGGTTGTTATTGTTATTCTAATCATGTATTTCGTAAATATATCGATATTTTAATGGAAAACTATAAAGTTACGGTTATGGATAACGAAGCAGGTATGGAGCATTTAAGCAGGCGGACGACGAAAGATGTAGATATACTATTTATTGTTACTGATTTAAGCATGAGAGGACTTCGGTCTGCTGTCAAGATTAGAGATTTAACATCTGAGTTAAAGTTAAATATTAAGGATGTAAAGTTAGTGATAAATAAAGCGACAGAAGATCTAGTTCCTGAATTCTATGATTTTATAGCAGAGAATAACTTAAAGTTAGCTGGCATAATACCTTCAGATGATTTAATCTTTGAATATGATTTAAAAGGAAGACCAATCTTTAATTTATCAGATAATAGTAAAGCTGTAGTAGCTGTAGAAAATATAATTAAGAATAATATCTAAATTCTTTAATTGATAGAATTTAATTGATAGAAAAAGAATTTATAGAAGAACTTATTTATAGAAGAACTTATTAAAAAGGAGATATTTTATGGGAGCTAAAATTTTATCAGGAAGTGAGATTGCTAAAGAGATTAGAGAAGAACTAAAGAAAGAGGTTGAAGATTTAAAGAATAAAGGAGTTATCCCTGGTCTGGCCACTATCTTAATAGGGAGTGATCCTGCTTCGCAGGTTTATGTAGGGCAAAAGACTAAAACCTGCCATAATTTGGGAATATTTTCTGACCAATATACTTTACCTGCCGAGACCAACGAAGAAGAACTCCTTTCCTTGATTAATAAATTAAATAATGATCCCAAGATAGATGGAATTCTAACCCAGCTTCCTTTGCCTAAGCAAATTAACGAGCTAAAAGTCTTAAATGTTATTTCTCCAGAAAAAGATGTCGATGGTTTTCACCCTATAAATGTTGGTAAATTCTTTACAGTCAAAGATTTTAATGAAATGATGGAGAAAAATTTATTTTTACCTTGTACTCCTCATGGAATTATAGAAATTCTCAAGAGAAGTAATCTTGAAATTAGTGGAAAAGAAGCCGTAGTGGTAGGTAGAAGTAATATTGTCGGCAAACCTATTGCCATGCTTCTTTTAGCTAATAATGCAACGGTAACTGTTTGCCATAGTAAAACATCTGACCTGCCTGCTGTTTGCAGAAGGGCTGATATTTTAATTGCGGCCATTGGAAAAGCGAAGTTTGTTACCGCTGATATGGTCAAGGAAGGTTCTTGTGTTATTGATGTAGGTGTCAACAGAACTAAAGATGGTTTGGTTGGAGATGTAGACTTTGAAAAAGTAACTGAGGTAGCCGGCAGCATTACTCCTGTTCCAGGGGGAGTAGGTCCGATGACTATTACCATGCTCATGGTAAATGTGGTTAAGTCAGCAAAAAAGAGATTAATATAAAAAAAAGAGAGGTGCAAAGATGTCTTTGAATATTCCATTAGAAAACTATACTGGAAGCATTAGGGAAGTTGCCGTGGGAATTGGAGATAAGATTGTTAAGATGGGGGGAGAATCTACTTTAGCTTTTTATAACTTTGAGGGTAAAATTATAAATAAACCTTTAGTAGCTTTAGGAATATGCGATGTTAAGCCTTCTAATTGGCCTAAAGCCTTAATAGAGCCTTATCAAGATTGCTTAGATAATCCTGTTGCTTGGGCAAAGAAATGCGAAGAAGAATACCAAGCTGAGTTAATCTGCATAGAGCTGATAGGAACAGATCCCAGTGGAGAAAATAAGACTCCTGAAGAAGCAGCAGAAGTAGTTAAGAATATTACTGAAAATATTAAGGTCCCTTTAATTGTATATGGATGTGGAAAAGGAGAGAAGGATACAGTTGTCCTTAAAAAAGTAGCTGAAGTTTGCCAAGGAAAGAATCTCCTCCTTGGTCCTTCTAAGGAAGATAACTATCGGTCTATTGGTGCGGCTTGCTTAGGTTATAAGCATAATATTATAGCTGAAACTCCTATTGATGTTAATTTAGCTAAACAACTAAATATTCTCTTGAATAATTTGGGAGTTCCTTTAGAAAATATGGTTATTGATCCAAGCACCGGAGCTTTAGGCTACGGGTTAGAATATACTTATTCAGTCATAGAAAGAGATCGACTCTCTGCTTTGACCCAAAACGACGATAAGATGCAACTGCCTATTATCAGTAATTTAGGTCGAGAATCTTGGAAAACCAAGGAATCAAGGATTAGCGAAGAAGAGCAACCTTTATATGGAGATGCTGCTAAACGAGGTATTATGTGGGAGGCAATTGGAGCGATAAGTTTATTCTTAGCCGGAGCAAATATTGTTGTGATGAGGCATCCAAAGGCAGCTTCCTTAGTAAAATTAGTCATAAATGAACTTTTTTAAGATTTGAAAGGAGTAGGATCATGGGACTTAGTGGAATTGAAATATTTAAAAAATTACCTAAGAAGAATTGCAAAGAGTGCGGGGTGCCTACTTGTTTAGCTTTTGCTATGAAGTTAGCTCAAGGTAAGGCCGAGCTGGTAGAATGTCCTTATGTTTCAGAAGAGGTGATGGTCGAATTAAGCGAAGCTTCGGCTCCCCCTATTAGGACAGTAACTATTGGAGTAGGGGAGAATGCTCTAAAGGTTGGTGGGGAAACAGTCATGTTCAGGCATGATAAAACTTTTGTTAATCCTCCGGGTATTGCTGTTTTAATTAGTGACGAGATGGGTGAAGAAGAAATTAATCAGAAGATTAAACAGTTTAACCAGATAAAGTTTGAAAGGGTGGGCTTAGTTTTAAAACCAGATTTAATAGCCATCAAGAGTGAAACACAAAATGGAGACAAGTATGCATCTTTAGTCAGAAAAATAAAAGACCAAACCGAGGCTAAGATTATCTTAATAAGTAGCCAGAAAGAAGTAATGAAAGCTGGTTTAGATTGTTGTCAGGATAAAAGACCACTTCTTTATGTTCCTACTTCTAATGGAGTTAATGAAATTGCTCAACTAGCTAAAGAAAATAATTGTCCTTTAGCGGTAAAAGGATCAAACTTAGAAGAGTTAGCCGAAACTGTAGATAGGTTAATCAAAGAAGGCTTAAAAGACTTGGTGATTGATTCTGGAGCCAGAGATATTAAACAACTTTTAGAAGATCAAATAAAGATCAGACGCACTGCTTTAAAGACCAAGTTTAAACCTTTTG
This genomic window contains:
- a CDS encoding carbon monoxide dehydrogenase; translation: MKDKNFNIAIAGKGGTGKTTFAGLIIKYLTKNKLTPILAIDADANANLNEVLGVKATKSVGAVREESLKEIKNFPSGMSKEAYLELCFQEIVVESKEFDLIVMGCPEGPGCYCYSNHVFRKYIDILMENYKVTVMDNEAGMEHLSRRTTKDVDILFIVTDLSMRGLRSAVKIRDLTSELKLNIKDVKLVINKATEDLVPEFYDFIAENNLKLAGIIPSDDLIFEYDLKGRPIFNLSDNSKAVVAVENIIKNNI
- the folD gene encoding bifunctional methylenetetrahydrofolate dehydrogenase/methenyltetrahydrofolate cyclohydrolase FolD, translating into MGAKILSGSEIAKEIREELKKEVEDLKNKGVIPGLATILIGSDPASQVYVGQKTKTCHNLGIFSDQYTLPAETNEEELLSLINKLNNDPKIDGILTQLPLPKQINELKVLNVISPEKDVDGFHPINVGKFFTVKDFNEMMEKNLFLPCTPHGIIEILKRSNLEISGKEAVVVGRSNIVGKPIAMLLLANNATVTVCHSKTSDLPAVCRRADILIAAIGKAKFVTADMVKEGSCVIDVGVNRTKDGLVGDVDFEKVTEVAGSITPVPGGVGPMTITMLMVNVVKSAKKRLI
- a CDS encoding acetyl-CoA decarbonylase/synthase complex subunit delta; protein product: MSLNIPLENYTGSIREVAVGIGDKIVKMGGESTLAFYNFEGKIINKPLVALGICDVKPSNWPKALIEPYQDCLDNPVAWAKKCEEEYQAELICIELIGTDPSGENKTPEEAAEVVKNITENIKVPLIVYGCGKGEKDTVVLKKVAEVCQGKNLLLGPSKEDNYRSIGAACLGYKHNIIAETPIDVNLAKQLNILLNNLGVPLENMVIDPSTGALGYGLEYTYSVIERDRLSALTQNDDKMQLPIISNLGRESWKTKESRISEEEQPLYGDAAKRGIMWEAIGAISLFLAGANIVVMRHPKAASLVKLVINELF
- a CDS encoding acetyl-CoA decarbonylase/synthase complex subunit gamma, which produces MGLSGIEIFKKLPKKNCKECGVPTCLAFAMKLAQGKAELVECPYVSEEVMVELSEASAPPIRTVTIGVGENALKVGGETVMFRHDKTFVNPPGIAVLISDEMGEEEINQKIKQFNQIKFERVGLVLKPDLIAIKSETQNGDKYASLVRKIKDQTEAKIILISSQKEVMKAGLDCCQDKRPLLYVPTSNGVNEIAQLAKENNCPLAVKGSNLEELAETVDRLIKEGLKDLVIDSGARDIKQLLEDQIKIRRTALKTKFKPFGFPTITFPNEMTEDPMKEALYAAVMIAKYAGIIVLSDLEVYRIFPLLVQRLNLYTDPQRPMVMEPKIYEINEPNEKSPVIITTNFSLTYFIVSGEVEGSKIPTWLCIMDTEGLSTLTAWSAGKFVPDLIAVYLKKIGIGDKVSHRKVIIPGYLAQIKGELEDELKNEWEVIVGPREASDLPNFLQKIA